A window of Rhizobium sp. CC-YZS058 genomic DNA:
CGCCGACGGCAATCGCCAGCCCCGCCGCAAGCCCACAAATGGCGTGGCCGAGCCGCGGCCGTGCCGTTTCGACCAGTCCCATCACCATCAGCGCCACCAGCAGGAACTGCACATTGTGGTGGTCGATATTGCCGGGCCGGAAGCGGATATTGGTGAGGAGCAACAGCGTGCCGAGCACGAGGCCGATGATCATGACAGGGGCACCGCCGATCGACCGGCAAGCGCGACCGATGGCAAGCAGCACGGGCAGGATCAGCAGCATCGGCCACAGGCCGAGCGCCGCGGCTTCCGCCGCCTCGGGAGACAGGACGAGGGAGAAGAGGCGGATCAGCGCGCCGATCGGCAGGTCGACGAGGCGCGACCAGTGCATCAGCGTTCCACCCTCGGGACCGAGCCGCGGCTGCACCGTATCGAACCAGCTCTGGCCGGAAAGCCAGTCGCGCACCTCGACAAGCCGCATCACGTCGTCGTTGTCGGCGCCGACATAGTCGGGCAGTCCCATCGTGGCGCGGAGCGCGGCCAGGACCACAATCGCCGTGCCGATCAGGGCAAGCGGCCAGAGACCGCTCAAACCGCGGAAGAGGGCGGGCCGCAGGGGCGCGGCGGCGAGATCGGGCTCATAGGTCGTCATCGGTCGTCGCCTCGTCCTTCGGAAATACTCAACGCTCCGTCAGCGGCCGAAACATTAGGGCCGGATGGTGAAGAAACGGTTCGTGCTTGGAGGACGGGCCATCGGTCCGGTGCGCCCTTCAACCGGACCTTAACGCTTGGTCGGCCATTCTCGGTGATACGGCCCCTTTCGGGCCATGGATCCTGCCGATGAGCGACAGCCTGCCCTCCGATCTCGAGATCGCCGTCCTGCTTCCCTGCTACAATGAATCGGCGACCATCATGCCGGTCGTGCTGGGCTTTCGGGCGGCGCTGCCGCAGGCGCGCATCTATGTCTACGACAACAATTCCACCGACGAGACGGCGCTGAAGGCTGCGCTCGCCGGCGCCACCGTGGTCAAGGAGACCCGGCAGGGCAAGGGCAATGTGGTCCGCCGCATGTTCTCCGACATCGAGGCCGATATCTATGTGATGGCGGATGGCGACGGCACCTACCGTCCGGAGGACGCGCCGGAGCTGATCCGCACGCTCCTGACCGAGCGCGCCGACATGGTGGTCGGCACGCGCCGGGGCGTCACGGCCGATGCGGGCCGCCAGGGTCATGCCTTCGGCAACCGCTTGTTCAACAGGCTCTACACGGCGCTGTTCGGCAGCGATTTCACCGATATCTTTTCCGGCTACCGCGCCTTTTCCCGCCGTTTCGCCAAGAGCTTCCCGGCCGTTTCGCCCGGGTTCGAAACGGAAACGGAAATGTCGGTCCATGCCATGCGGCTGCGCCTGACCGTCGCCGAGCTGGCGCTCGATTACGGTCGACGCCCGGAAGGCTCGCATTCCAAGCTGTCCACCGTGCGCGATGGCGCCCGCATCCTGCGCATGTTCGCCGTTCTGTTGAAGGAAACCCGGCCCTTTGCCTTTTTCGGCACACTGAGCGGGCTGTTCATGCTGGCGAGCCTTACCTTCATGATCCCGGTCCTCATCGAGTTCTTCGAGACCGGACTGGTGCCGCGCCTGCCGACCTGGGTGTTGTCCGTGGCGCTGACCATGATCGCCTTCATGCTCTTCACCGCCGGGCTCATTCTCGATTCGCTGGCGCGCGCCCGGGCGGAGCAGCTGCGCATGCATTATCTGGCGCTGCCCTGCCTGCATGCCCGCGCGCCCACCCGCCGCGTGACCGCGCTGTCTGCTGCGCCGGAACCGGTTCCCAGTGCCGACGCGGCATGAAACGCTTCATCCGCTTCCTGCTGGTCGGGGCCGTCGGCTTCCTGGTGGATGCCGGCGTGCTGCTTGGCTTGCTGGCGCTCAGCCTCGGGCCGCTGCCGGCGCGCATGGTGGCGATCGCTTTGGCACTGACGGTGACCTGGCTCATGAACCGCAGCATGACATTTTCGCCGAGCGGACGCTCGCTGGTGGCCGAGGGTGGGCGCTATGGCGGGGTTGGACTGGCAACGAGTCTCGTCAATTTCGCCGTCTATTCGCTGCTGATCCTGGCCCTGCCCTGGCTGCCGCCGATCCTGGCGCTCGCCGCCGGATCCGCAACCGCGACGCTCCTGTCCTATTTCGGCTATTCCAAGCTGGTCTTCGGGCGCTAGACCGCCTCGACGGCACGAGATCCGGCCAGCGTTGCAAAGCGTGCGGGGAGGGGATGCGGTGGCGCGGTCCTAGTCGAAGAGGCTGGACACGGATTCTTCGAGGCTCGTGCGATTGATCGCTTCGCCGATGAGGCTGGCGGTCGAGATCACGCGGATATTGTGGGCGGACTGGACAGCGGTGGTCGGCTGGATCGAGTCCGTGATCACCAGTTCCTTGAGCTTGGACGAGGTGACCCGGGCCACGGCGCCGCCGGACAGCACGCCATGCGTGATATAGGCGGTGACGCTGGTCGCGCCGTTCTTCAGCAGAGCTTCCGCGGCATTGCAGAGCGTGCCGCCGGAATCGACGATGTCGTCGATCAGGAGACAGTCCTTGCCGGTCACGTCGCCGATGACGTTCATGACCTCGGACTCGCCGGCGCGCTCGCGGCGCTTGTCGACGATGGCGAGCTGGCAATCGAGGCGCTTGGCAAGCGCACGGGCGCGTACGACGCCGCCCACATCGGGCGAGACGACCATCACATTGCTCAGCGCATAGTGATCCTTGATGTCACGCGTCAGGATCGGCACCGAATAGAGATTGTCGGTCGGAATATCGAAGAAGCCCTGGATCTGGCCGGCATGCAGATCGAGCGTCAGCACGCGGTCTGCGCCGGCCTCGGTGATCAGGTTGGCAACCAGCTTGGCCGAAATCGGCGTGCGCGGCCCCGGTTTGCGGTCCTGGCGGGCATAGCCGAAATAGGGGATGACCGCGGTGATCCGCCGGGCCGAGGACCGACGCATGGCATCGATCATGATCAGCAGTTCCATCAGGTGGTCATTGGTCGGAAACGAGGTGGACTGGACGACGAAGACGTCTTCGCCACGCACATTTTCCTGGATCTCGACGAAAATTTCCTGGTCGGCAAACCGCCGGACCGTGGCGCGCCCGAGCGGGAGTTTGAGATAGGTGCAGATCGCTTCGGCCAGAAGCCGGTTCGAATTGCCTGCGAAAACCTTCATCGATGGTCCGCCTGTCCCCGCCCGGAAGGGCGCTTGAGAGCGCATGCCCGTCCGGCTAGATTCCGTCTGCCTTCTGCCCGCCCGCTCGTGCCGGCTGGCCTTTGCGGCTTCATAACGCCACTGACCTCGAATGCAAGCGCTATGCCGCCCATGGCATGGCTTTATCCGAAAAAGATTGCGGCCCGCCTGCCGGGATGGGCCGGTGGCGGCGCTGATGCACGCCCATCAACCGGCCTTGCCGTCACGCCAGTCGAGATAGGCGGCGATGCTCTTGCGACCGATGTCGCGCATCGTTTCGGCCGGCACGCCCGACCAGACATCCTTGCCCGGCGCCTCGACACTGTCCTGCCCCTGGATTCGATGCAACCGGTTGCCGGCGCCGTCGAGCACATCCCAGACATAGACGATCACCGTCTTGCGGCCGTCCTTGAAGGCGGAGAAATAGCCCTTCAGCATGTGGCGACTGACCGGGTCGGCGGCGGTCTTGATCGTCAGGCCGCTGGCGCGGGCGTCCGCTCCCAGTTCCTCCGACAGCGGTTTCACCGCCGCGACGGGCGCGCCGATGATCGGCAGGAAGCGGATCGTATTGGCGGGTGCGGCGCTGGCCTCCGGGGTTCGCGCGGCCGTTTGCGTCGACGCGTCGCTGGCGGCCGTCGCCTCTTCGCTTTCCTGCGCGCGGGCAGGGGCCGCTGACTCCTCGTCCGCAAGCTTCGGCATGCGTCGCGTTTCCAGCCGCGCCTCACTGGTCCTGACAGGATCCTGATGGGCGGGAAAGGCGCTCATCGTTTCGCGCGTGTGGTCGGCGGCTCCAAGCGACGGGGCGGGACCGCGCGCCAATT
This region includes:
- a CDS encoding GtrA family protein; this translates as MKRFIRFLLVGAVGFLVDAGVLLGLLALSLGPLPARMVAIALALTVTWLMNRSMTFSPSGRSLVAEGGRYGGVGLATSLVNFAVYSLLILALPWLPPILALAAGSATATLLSYFGYSKLVFGR
- a CDS encoding ribose-phosphate pyrophosphokinase encodes the protein MKVFAGNSNRLLAEAICTYLKLPLGRATVRRFADQEIFVEIQENVRGEDVFVVQSTSFPTNDHLMELLIMIDAMRRSSARRITAVIPYFGYARQDRKPGPRTPISAKLVANLITEAGADRVLTLDLHAGQIQGFFDIPTDNLYSVPILTRDIKDHYALSNVMVVSPDVGGVVRARALAKRLDCQLAIVDKRRERAGESEVMNVIGDVTGKDCLLIDDIVDSGGTLCNAAEALLKNGATSVTAYITHGVLSGGAVARVTSSKLKELVITDSIQPTTAVQSAHNIRVISTASLIGEAINRTSLEESVSSLFD
- a CDS encoding glycosyltransferase — protein: MSDSLPSDLEIAVLLPCYNESATIMPVVLGFRAALPQARIYVYDNNSTDETALKAALAGATVVKETRQGKGNVVRRMFSDIEADIYVMADGDGTYRPEDAPELIRTLLTERADMVVGTRRGVTADAGRQGHAFGNRLFNRLYTALFGSDFTDIFSGYRAFSRRFAKSFPAVSPGFETETEMSVHAMRLRLTVAELALDYGRRPEGSHSKLSTVRDGARILRMFAVLLKETRPFAFFGTLSGLFMLASLTFMIPVLIEFFETGLVPRLPTWVLSVALTMIAFMLFTAGLILDSLARARAEQLRMHYLALPCLHARAPTRRVTALSAAPEPVPSADAA